The proteins below come from a single Rhizobium lentis genomic window:
- a CDS encoding FAD/NAD(P)-binding protein, with amino-acid sequence MTVQGLFSAKANAAAQISAVPRIAIVGRGFSGMMAAIALMKTVRAPFHLQLFDPHSSVSGGQALASARTSTILNTRVRDLSVSVGDSDDFNDWLCSNAAFRAAVPAAIPGFRQIFVPKEIFSDYVYQRFSEALAARRDITVQVCNDPVVAIRRSHGNRFLLESANPANPLFDTVMLATGYGLIAPDAGEPEASPVRARRLVARPHAVLLGSGIRVVDQLLQLRDSGYAGQVTIISRRGFLPQSHTPNSADPLFPAEALPESLPDIVRFIRQACREAEEQGRSWQSVMNGLRKHARSLWRSLPARDKHQFNRHLRAIYDSHRNRLPEAMHLRLKRELAEGRTVLRRGRAGRQGLSGLFFTPAGSSVEEVIHAERIIDCRCQAPDLSAPLMQSLFSAGLAMPDELSLGLAVNARGEPFLEDGSTVAGLFAVGPLGLGSLPDIDLVPEIVSQAYAAAERIGERFHPQVRAV; translated from the coding sequence ATGACGGTTCAAGGACTCTTTTCGGCGAAAGCCAATGCCGCGGCCCAGATCTCAGCCGTTCCGCGCATTGCCATAGTCGGGCGCGGCTTTTCGGGGATGATGGCGGCCATTGCACTGATGAAGACGGTGCGCGCGCCCTTCCACCTGCAGCTGTTCGATCCGCATTCGTCGGTCAGCGGCGGTCAGGCGCTGGCCTCTGCCCGAACCTCGACGATCCTCAACACCCGTGTGCGTGATCTCTCGGTTTCGGTCGGCGACAGCGATGATTTCAACGATTGGCTCTGTAGCAACGCCGCGTTCCGCGCCGCAGTGCCGGCCGCCATTCCTGGTTTCCGGCAGATCTTCGTACCGAAGGAGATCTTCAGCGATTACGTCTACCAGCGCTTTTCGGAAGCGCTGGCGGCCCGCCGGGACATCACCGTTCAGGTCTGCAACGATCCAGTGGTGGCGATCCGCCGGAGCCATGGCAACCGCTTCCTGCTCGAAAGTGCCAATCCCGCCAATCCGCTGTTCGATACGGTGATGCTTGCCACCGGTTACGGGCTGATTGCGCCGGATGCCGGCGAGCCGGAGGCTTCGCCGGTCAGGGCTCGGCGCCTCGTCGCGCGGCCGCATGCGGTGCTGCTCGGCAGCGGCATCCGCGTCGTCGACCAGCTGCTGCAGCTGCGCGATTCCGGCTATGCCGGCCAAGTGACGATCATTTCCCGGCGTGGCTTCCTGCCCCAGAGCCACACGCCGAACTCCGCCGATCCGCTGTTTCCGGCCGAAGCGCTGCCTGAGAGCCTGCCGGACATCGTCCGTTTCATCCGCCAGGCTTGTCGCGAGGCGGAAGAGCAGGGGCGAAGCTGGCAATCGGTGATGAACGGCCTGAGAAAACACGCCCGCTCCCTCTGGCGCTCGCTGCCGGCCCGCGACAAACATCAGTTCAACCGGCATTTGCGGGCGATCTACGACAGCCACCGCAATCGCCTGCCGGAGGCGATGCACCTGCGCCTGAAACGCGAGCTTGCCGAAGGCCGTACGGTGTTGCGCCGGGGTCGCGCCGGCCGCCAGGGCCTGAGCGGCCTGTTCTTCACGCCAGCCGGTTCCTCTGTCGAAGAGGTCATCCATGCCGAGCGCATCATCGACTGCCGCTGCCAGGCGCCGGATCTTTCAGCGCCGCTGATGCAAAGCCTGTTTTCCGCCGGCCTCGCCATGCCGGACGAACTTTCGCTCGGGCTGGCGGTCAATGCGCGCGGCGAGCCTTTCCTGGAGGACGGTTCGACGGTCGCCGGACTTTTTGCCGTCGGCCCGCTCGGTCTCGGTAGCCTGCCCGATATCGATCTTGTGCCGGAGATCGTCTCGCAAGCCTATGCTGCTGCCGAGCGTATCGGTGAGCGATTCCATCCGCAGGTCAGGGCGGTGTGA
- a CDS encoding SURF1 family protein, which translates to MSNVPDEPERRDFQVKRALFAVCLALLAATLIALGTWQVERLAWKRDLIARVEERVHASPVPAPARADWAKVNAVDDEYRRVTVAGTLANDKETLVYASTALGPGYWVITPLMLADGTAVLVNRGFVPTDRRDPASRREGQLPGPIAITGLMRMTEPEGSLLQSNDVAADRWYSRDVAAIAQKRGLSAVAPYFIDADAAVNPGGLPVGGLTVIHFPNNHLVYAITWYGLAAMVLALLVFILRGKIGTGGRE; encoded by the coding sequence ATGAGCAACGTCCCCGATGAACCGGAAAGACGGGATTTTCAGGTGAAACGCGCGCTCTTCGCCGTCTGCCTGGCGCTCCTGGCCGCCACCCTCATCGCCCTCGGTACCTGGCAGGTCGAGCGCCTCGCCTGGAAGCGCGACCTGATAGCCCGCGTCGAGGAGCGCGTGCACGCGTCCCCCGTGCCGGCACCGGCGCGCGCCGACTGGGCCAAGGTCAACGCCGTCGACGACGAATATCGCCGGGTGACCGTGGCCGGGACGCTGGCAAACGACAAGGAGACGCTGGTCTACGCCTCGACCGCTCTCGGTCCGGGTTATTGGGTGATAACGCCGCTGATGCTGGCCGACGGCACTGCTGTCCTCGTCAATCGCGGCTTCGTGCCAACAGACAGGCGCGATCCGGCCTCGCGCCGTGAAGGACAGCTGCCGGGCCCGATCGCGATCACCGGGCTCATGCGCATGACGGAGCCGGAAGGATCGCTGCTCCAATCCAACGACGTCGCCGCCGACCGCTGGTATTCGCGCGATGTCGCGGCGATTGCGCAAAAGCGCGGCCTGAGCGCGGTCGCGCCCTATTTCATCGACGCGGACGCCGCTGTCAACCCGGGAGGCCTGCCCGTCGGCGGCCTGACGGTCATCCATTTTCCCAACAATCATCTCGTCTATGCGATCACCTGGTACGGGCTGGCGGCGATGGTGCTGGCATTGCTGGTGTTCATTCTTCGCGGCAAGATCGGAACAGGCGGCCGCGAGTAG
- the cyoD gene encoding cytochrome o ubiquinol oxidase subunit IV: MSSQAPAHEDAHEAHHGHSHGHQAGHGTFRSYMVGFALSVVLTAIPFWLVMAGVFDSPALTAVLVMGIGAIQIVVHMVFFLHMNPRSEGGWTMMALIFTLIIVAIALSGSLWVMHHLNTNMMPMSPEMMKNMP; the protein is encoded by the coding sequence ATGAGTTCGCAAGCACCCGCCCATGAGGATGCCCACGAGGCCCATCACGGTCACAGCCACGGCCATCAGGCCGGACACGGCACGTTCCGCAGCTATATGGTGGGCTTCGCGCTCTCCGTCGTTTTGACTGCCATTCCCTTCTGGCTGGTCATGGCAGGCGTGTTCGACAGTCCGGCGCTGACGGCGGTGCTGGTGATGGGCATCGGCGCGATCCAGATCGTCGTCCATATGGTCTTCTTCCTGCACATGAACCCCAGGAGCGAGGGCGGGTGGACGATGATGGCGCTGATCTTCACCCTCATCATCGTCGCCATCGCGCTCTCCGGTTCGCTGTGGGTCATGCATCATCTCAACACCAACATGATGCCGATGAGCCCCGAGATGATGAAGAATATGCCGTGA
- the cyoB gene encoding cytochrome o ubiquinol oxidase subunit I translates to MFSNPDLLKLIFGRLTLDAIPYHDPILVVTFIGVVIGGLAVLGAITYFKFWGSLWHDWICSVDHKKIGIMYVILAVIMLLRGFSDAILMRIQQAIAFNGSEGYLPPHHYDQIFTAHGVIMIFFVAMPFVTGLMNFVVPLQIGARDVSFPFLNNFSFWMTTAGAIIIMLSLFIGEFAQTGWLAYPPLSGAAYSPGVGVDYYIWGLQVAGVGTTLSGINLIATIVKMRAPGMTFMKMPVFTWTALCTNVLIVASFPILTATLALLSLDRYAGTNFFTNDLGGNPMMYINLIWIWGHPEVYILVLPAFGIFSEVVATFSGKRLFGYASMVYATCVIMILSYIVWLHHFFTMGSGASVNSFFGITTMIISIPTGAKIFNWLFTMYRGRIRYEVPMLWTVGFMVTFVIGGMTGVMLAVPPADFVLHNSLFLIAHFHNVIIGGVLFGMFAGVNYWFPKAFGFKLDPFWGKMSFWFWQIGFWFAFMPLYVLGLMGVTRRMSQFEDPSLQIWFIIAAFGVGLIALGIAAFLIQIVVSFMKREELRDDSGDPWDGRTLEWSTASPPPEYNFAFTPVVHDHDSWYDMKRRGYERPLGGFKPIHMPKNTGTGAILSAISVALAFGLIWYMWWLVIASAVALLVVAIGHTFNYRRDFYIPADKVTETEGKRTVLLAEQV, encoded by the coding sequence ATGTTTTCCAATCCTGACCTCCTGAAGTTGATCTTCGGCCGGTTGACCCTCGATGCCATTCCCTATCACGACCCGATCCTGGTCGTGACCTTCATCGGCGTCGTCATCGGCGGTCTCGCCGTGCTCGGCGCCATCACCTATTTCAAGTTCTGGGGTTCGCTCTGGCACGACTGGATCTGCAGCGTCGATCACAAGAAGATCGGCATCATGTATGTGATCCTCGCCGTCATCATGCTGCTGCGCGGCTTCTCCGATGCCATCCTGATGCGCATCCAGCAGGCGATCGCCTTCAACGGTTCGGAAGGCTATCTGCCGCCGCACCATTATGACCAGATCTTCACCGCCCACGGCGTCATCATGATCTTCTTCGTGGCGATGCCCTTCGTCACCGGCCTGATGAACTTCGTGGTGCCGCTGCAGATCGGCGCGCGCGACGTCTCCTTCCCCTTCCTCAACAACTTCTCCTTCTGGATGACGACGGCCGGCGCGATCATCATCATGCTGTCGCTGTTCATCGGCGAATTCGCCCAGACCGGCTGGCTCGCCTACCCGCCGCTGTCTGGGGCCGCCTACAGTCCGGGCGTCGGCGTCGACTACTATATCTGGGGCCTGCAGGTGGCGGGTGTGGGAACGACGCTCTCCGGCATCAACCTGATCGCCACCATCGTCAAGATGCGCGCGCCCGGCATGACCTTCATGAAGATGCCGGTCTTCACCTGGACGGCGCTCTGCACCAACGTGCTGATCGTCGCCTCCTTCCCGATCCTGACGGCAACGCTGGCGCTGCTGTCGCTCGACCGTTATGCCGGGACGAACTTCTTCACCAACGACCTCGGCGGCAATCCGATGATGTACATCAACCTCATCTGGATATGGGGCCATCCGGAGGTCTACATCCTGGTGCTGCCGGCCTTCGGCATCTTTTCGGAAGTCGTCGCCACCTTCTCGGGAAAACGCCTCTTCGGTTACGCTTCCATGGTCTACGCGACCTGCGTGATCATGATCCTGTCCTACATCGTCTGGCTGCACCACTTCTTCACGATGGGCTCGGGCGCTTCCGTCAACTCCTTCTTCGGCATCACCACGATGATCATCTCGATCCCGACGGGGGCGAAGATCTTCAACTGGCTCTTCACCATGTATCGCGGCCGCATCCGCTACGAGGTGCCGATGCTATGGACGGTCGGCTTCATGGTGACCTTCGTCATCGGCGGCATGACCGGCGTCATGCTCGCCGTGCCGCCGGCCGACTTCGTGCTGCACAATTCGCTGTTCCTCATCGCCCATTTCCACAATGTCATCATCGGCGGTGTTCTCTTCGGCATGTTCGCCGGCGTGAATTACTGGTTCCCGAAGGCCTTCGGCTTCAAGCTCGACCCCTTCTGGGGCAAGATGAGCTTCTGGTTCTGGCAGATCGGCTTCTGGTTCGCCTTCATGCCGCTCTATGTGCTCGGCCTGATGGGTGTCACCCGCCGCATGAGCCAGTTCGAGGACCCGTCGCTGCAGATCTGGTTCATCATTGCCGCCTTCGGCGTCGGCCTGATCGCGCTCGGCATCGCCGCCTTCCTGATCCAGATCGTCGTCAGCTTCATGAAGCGCGAGGAATTGCGCGACGACAGCGGCGATCCCTGGGACGGCCGCACGCTGGAATGGTCGACCGCCTCGCCGCCGCCGGAGTATAACTTTGCCTTCACGCCTGTCGTTCACGACCATGACAGCTGGTACGACATGAAGAGGCGCGGCTACGAGCGCCCGCTCGGCGGCTTCAAACCAATCCACATGCCGAAGAATACCGGCACCGGCGCGATCCTGTCGGCGATCAGCGTCGCGCTTGCCTTCGGCCTGATCTGGTACATGTGGTGGCTGGTGATCGCCTCCGCCGTCGCACTGCTCGTGGTGGCGATCGGCCATACGTTCAACTACAGACGCGACTTCTATATTCCCGCCGACAAGGTGACCGAAACGGAAGGCAAGCGCACGGTGCTGCTTGCCGAGCAGGTATAA
- the cyoA gene encoding ubiquinol oxidase subunit II, translated as MPKLVKFSRLLSVLPLLFLAGCNMVVMAPSGDIAVQQRDLIVVSTVLMLLIIVPVIFLTLLFAWRYRRSNTAATYDPEWHHSTRLEIVIWAAPLAIIIALGAVTWISTHKLDPYRPLDRLDAERAIPADTKPLTVEVVALDWKWLFFYPELGIASVNEMAAPVDTPINFKITASSVMNSFYIPALAGQIYAMPGMETKLHAVINREGEYEGFSANYSGAGFSHMRFKFHGLSKEGFDGWVGQVKQQGTMLNRDAYLKLEKPSEKEPVRYYAGADADLYNAILNMCATPGKMCMNEMMHIDMMGGGGKESAENREKLQYDNRHAGEGIVAPAATVPATGAPARSEPDRPGSSMQHDMPGMQHQGHSMPGMGNGADPAPAQLNTNN; from the coding sequence GTGCCAAAACTCGTGAAGTTTTCCCGCCTTCTATCCGTCTTGCCGCTGCTTTTCCTGGCAGGATGCAACATGGTGGTCATGGCGCCTTCCGGCGACATCGCCGTGCAACAGCGCGATCTCATCGTCGTCTCGACGGTGCTGATGCTGCTGATCATCGTTCCGGTGATCTTCCTGACGCTGCTTTTCGCCTGGCGCTACCGCCGCTCCAACACGGCTGCGACTTACGACCCGGAATGGCATCATTCGACCCGCCTCGAAATCGTAATCTGGGCGGCGCCGCTCGCAATCATCATCGCGCTCGGCGCGGTGACCTGGATTTCCACGCATAAGCTCGATCCCTACCGCCCGCTCGACCGTCTCGATGCCGAGCGCGCCATCCCGGCCGACACCAAGCCGCTGACGGTCGAGGTCGTGGCGCTCGACTGGAAATGGCTGTTCTTCTATCCCGAACTCGGCATCGCCTCGGTCAACGAGATGGCCGCGCCTGTCGACACGCCGATCAATTTCAAGATCACCGCGTCCTCGGTGATGAATTCCTTCTACATCCCGGCCCTTGCCGGCCAGATCTACGCCATGCCCGGCATGGAGACGAAGCTGCACGCCGTCATCAATCGGGAAGGCGAGTATGAGGGCTTCTCGGCCAATTACAGCGGCGCCGGCTTCTCGCATATGCGCTTCAAGTTCCATGGCCTTAGCAAAGAGGGCTTCGACGGCTGGGTGGGACAGGTGAAGCAGCAGGGCACGATGCTCAACCGGGACGCCTATCTGAAGCTCGAGAAGCCGAGTGAGAAGGAGCCGGTGCGCTACTATGCCGGCGCCGACGCCGATCTCTACAATGCCATCCTCAACATGTGCGCCACGCCCGGCAAGATGTGCATGAACGAGATGATGCACATCGACATGATGGGCGGCGGCGGCAAGGAAAGCGCTGAGAATCGCGAGAAGCTGCAATATGACAACCGCCATGCCGGCGAAGGCATCGTGGCGCCCGCCGCCACCGTACCGGCAACCGGGGCTCCGGCAAGGAGCGAACCGGATCGTCCCGGCAGCAGCATGCAGCACGACATGCCCGGCATGCAGCATCAAGGCCATTCCATGCCCGGCATGGGCAACGGCGCCGATCCGGCGCCGGCGCAGCTCAACACCAACAATTAA
- a CDS encoding acyltransferase family protein yields MNRSDYIPSLDGLRGIAALLVVQAHIGLIFPNTGLHFMTMGSEAVGLFFALSGFLMAHLYGSRPVTRENVLDFLVSRFARIYPVYLVAVLLVAALSSAQNLDFVQPITGATDFVRHILLLGSSGVFWSIPPEVQFYLLFPILWLCLARPQRYSGVIVGFAVLVVVDGLLGLPGPGIVLVSKLPYFLFGAVAGAMHSRWGKWTPSALTGALTLFLLAVFFSYRHASPGFSPEFWSLQSAVAAAVIVALVARQPPIAAHVLAAAPVRFLGTISFSLYLFHVPIMFLVRRAFDTLMPEPALIVVTLVVAAAGAWFIHETIEVPSRRLLVGLWRYHRWRVASRETPAEGIEQAIFELQEAERRLLSGATSDTTGEPDESGRSVIDDKGDEKLRA; encoded by the coding sequence ATGAACCGGTCGGATTACATCCCCAGTCTCGATGGTCTGCGCGGTATCGCCGCGCTTCTGGTCGTTCAAGCGCATATCGGACTGATCTTTCCGAATACAGGCCTGCATTTCATGACGATGGGCAGCGAAGCCGTCGGCCTGTTCTTTGCCCTCAGCGGTTTTCTGATGGCCCACCTCTATGGCTCACGGCCGGTGACGAGGGAAAACGTCCTGGATTTTCTCGTCAGCCGCTTTGCCCGCATTTATCCGGTCTATCTGGTTGCCGTCCTGCTCGTGGCAGCGCTGTCCAGTGCGCAAAATCTGGACTTCGTTCAGCCGATCACCGGCGCCACGGACTTTGTGCGCCATATCCTTCTTCTGGGGTCGAGTGGCGTTTTCTGGTCAATTCCACCCGAAGTTCAATTCTATCTGCTCTTCCCAATCCTATGGCTCTGCCTGGCACGCCCACAGCGCTACAGCGGCGTGATCGTCGGCTTCGCCGTGCTTGTCGTGGTGGATGGTCTGCTCGGATTGCCGGGGCCCGGAATAGTGCTTGTCTCCAAGCTCCCCTACTTTCTGTTCGGCGCAGTTGCCGGGGCGATGCATTCCCGCTGGGGCAAATGGACGCCATCCGCCCTCACGGGCGCTCTCACGCTCTTCCTCCTCGCGGTGTTCTTCAGTTACAGGCATGCCTCGCCGGGTTTCTCGCCTGAATTCTGGAGCCTGCAAAGCGCCGTCGCCGCAGCCGTCATTGTGGCGCTCGTCGCCCGGCAGCCTCCCATCGCAGCCCATGTCCTGGCAGCCGCGCCCGTCAGGTTTTTAGGGACGATCAGCTTCTCGCTCTATCTTTTCCACGTCCCCATAATGTTCCTCGTGCGCCGGGCTTTCGATACTCTGATGCCGGAACCGGCGCTCATCGTGGTGACGCTTGTCGTCGCGGCAGCAGGAGCATGGTTCATCCATGAGACGATAGAAGTCCCAAGCCGACGCCTGCTCGTCGGCTTGTGGCGGTACCATCGCTGGCGCGTCGCCTCGCGCGAAACTCCGGCTGAGGGAATCGAACAGGCGATCTTCGAGCTGCAAGAGGCCGAAAGGCGCCTGCTGAGCGGTGCAACGTCGGACACCACGGGCGAACCGGATGAATCCGGCCGCTCGGTCATCGACGATAAAGGCGACGAGAAACTTCGCGCTTAG
- a CDS encoding hybrid sensor histidine kinase/response regulator, whose protein sequence is MEVLDRHDTSLDEEGRFRLLVDAITDYAIYMLSPDGIVTSWNTGAQRFKGYQPSEILGEHFSRFYVEEDRAAGVPERALATAVEEGRYEGEGWRRRKDGSRFWAHVVIDPIRHPSGELIGFAKITRDLTERRAAEQAIRQSEEQFRRLVQGVSDYAIYMLDPDGNVSSWNFGAERIKGYRPDEIIGRHFSTFYTPEDRAAGLPEKALRVARAEGRFEREGWRVRKDGSRFWASVVVDAIRDEEGEVLGFAKITRDITEKMETQRALEQAREELFQSQKMEAIGQLTGGIAHDFNNLLMAVLGSLELLKKRMPQDRSLTSLVDNAMQGAQRGAALTQRMLAFSRRQELHMEPIDVSGLVRGMMEILSRSLGPLTTIETSFPVRLPTILTDPNQLEMAILNLVVNARDAMPSGGRIVLRASEESITAGKGPLSAGRYVRIAVVDEGEGMDAKTLEQAVTPFFTTKGVGKGTGLGLSMVQGLASQSGGRLILKSTLGEGTTAELWFPVVIAEQTAEASADMPQRPVNAHQGLRIVAVDDDGLVLMNTTLMLEDLGHTVFEAMAGPEALDILRKEPVDLVICDHAMPRMTGAQLAEAIRSEWPEMPIILATGYADLPDGAGAANLPRLGKPFSQAQLAEAISRIAC, encoded by the coding sequence ATGGAAGTGCTGGATCGACATGATACGTCTCTTGACGAAGAGGGGCGCTTTCGTCTTCTGGTCGATGCCATCACCGACTATGCGATCTATATGCTGAGCCCCGACGGCATCGTCACCAGCTGGAATACCGGCGCTCAACGCTTCAAAGGTTACCAGCCCTCGGAAATTCTCGGCGAACATTTTTCCCGTTTCTACGTTGAAGAGGACCGGGCCGCGGGCGTGCCCGAGCGTGCGCTCGCCACGGCGGTGGAAGAGGGCCGGTACGAGGGCGAGGGCTGGCGCCGGCGCAAGGACGGCAGCCGCTTCTGGGCGCATGTGGTCATCGATCCCATCCGCCATCCCTCCGGCGAACTGATTGGCTTTGCCAAGATCACCCGCGATCTGACCGAACGCAGGGCAGCCGAACAGGCGATCCGCCAGAGCGAGGAGCAATTTCGCCGTCTGGTTCAGGGCGTTTCGGACTATGCGATCTACATGCTCGATCCCGACGGCAATGTCAGCAGTTGGAATTTCGGCGCCGAGCGCATCAAGGGTTATCGGCCTGATGAAATCATCGGCCGGCATTTCTCGACCTTCTATACGCCCGAGGATCGCGCGGCTGGCCTGCCGGAGAAGGCGCTCCGGGTCGCGCGCGCCGAAGGCCGGTTCGAAAGGGAGGGCTGGCGTGTCCGCAAGGATGGCAGCCGTTTCTGGGCGAGCGTCGTCGTCGATGCTATCCGCGACGAAGAAGGTGAAGTGCTCGGTTTCGCCAAGATCACCCGCGACATTACCGAAAAGATGGAAACGCAGCGGGCTTTGGAGCAGGCGCGCGAGGAGCTTTTCCAATCGCAGAAGATGGAGGCGATCGGTCAATTGACCGGCGGTATCGCCCATGATTTCAACAATCTGCTGATGGCCGTGCTCGGCAGTCTCGAACTCCTGAAGAAGCGCATGCCGCAGGACCGCTCGCTGACGTCGCTGGTCGACAACGCGATGCAGGGCGCCCAGCGGGGCGCTGCCTTGACGCAGCGCATGCTTGCCTTTTCCCGCCGGCAGGAGTTGCACATGGAGCCGATCGACGTCTCGGGCCTGGTGCGCGGCATGATGGAAATTCTGAGCCGATCGCTCGGCCCCCTCACCACGATCGAGACTTCCTTCCCCGTCAGGCTGCCGACAATCCTCACCGACCCCAACCAGCTGGAGATGGCGATCCTCAATCTCGTCGTCAACGCGCGAGACGCCATGCCTTCCGGCGGCCGCATCGTGCTTCGCGCGTCCGAGGAATCGATAACTGCCGGCAAGGGTCCGCTGTCGGCTGGCCGCTACGTCCGTATCGCGGTTGTCGATGAAGGCGAAGGCATGGACGCAAAGACGCTGGAGCAGGCGGTCACGCCGTTCTTCACCACCAAAGGTGTCGGCAAGGGCACCGGCCTCGGCCTTTCCATGGTGCAGGGTCTTGCAAGCCAGTCTGGCGGCCGGCTCATCCTGAAGAGCACGCTTGGCGAAGGCACGACGGCCGAGCTATGGTTTCCTGTCGTCATTGCCGAACAGACCGCCGAGGCATCGGCCGACATGCCGCAACGGCCGGTTAATGCCCATCAGGGGCTGCGTATCGTCGCCGTCGATGACGACGGCCTGGTGCTGATGAATACGACGCTGATGCTGGAGGATCTCGGCCACACGGTTTTTGAGGCGATGGCCGGTCCCGAGGCGCTCGACATTCTGCGCAAGGAGCCGGTCGATCTGGTCATCTGCGATCACGCGATGCCGCGGATGACGGGAGCCCAGCTCGCCGAGGCGATCCGCAGCGAGTGGCCGGAGATGCCGATCATTCTTGCCACGGGTTATGCCGATCTTCCCGATGGCGCCGGAGCCGCCAATCTGCCCCGCCTCGGCAAACCGTTCTCGCAGGCGCAGCTTGCCGAGGCGATCAGTCGGATCGCCTGTTAA
- a CDS encoding LysR family transcriptional regulator, producing the protein MSINCEILDLRAFLSVVELESFNRAADTLHMSQPALSRRIQKLEQVIGAPLLERTTRHVSATALGTELVPLVRRMLEEFDGSLFAVRDVGPNRGGLVTIACLPTAAFYFLPTVIRQFNEEYPNIRFRILDLPATDGLQAVASGEVEFGINIMGTSDPDLTFERLAEDPFVLAARKDHPLAAKQWVEWAELEPYHLITVHRSSGNRTLLDAALAKSNIKLRWFYEVTHLSTSLGLVEAGLGISVLPQMATPREDHPFLITRPIRNPEISRTIGVVRRRGGTLSPAAERFLKMLIGEWGA; encoded by the coding sequence ATGAGCATTAATTGCGAAATTCTTGACCTTCGAGCCTTCCTTAGCGTCGTGGAGCTGGAGAGCTTCAATCGCGCTGCGGACACGCTGCACATGTCACAGCCTGCGTTGAGCCGCCGCATTCAAAAATTGGAGCAGGTTATTGGGGCGCCGCTCCTGGAACGGACGACCAGGCATGTGTCCGCGACCGCTCTCGGCACGGAGCTCGTGCCACTCGTCCGACGCATGCTGGAGGAATTTGATGGCTCTCTCTTTGCTGTCCGTGACGTTGGACCCAATCGAGGCGGCTTGGTGACGATTGCATGCCTTCCAACCGCCGCATTCTACTTCTTGCCTACCGTCATTCGCCAATTCAATGAAGAGTATCCGAACATCCGCTTTCGTATCCTCGATCTGCCTGCCACCGATGGTCTTCAAGCCGTGGCAAGTGGCGAGGTGGAGTTCGGCATAAACATCATGGGCACCTCGGACCCGGACCTCACCTTCGAGCGGCTTGCGGAAGACCCCTTCGTACTTGCAGCGCGCAAGGATCATCCTCTTGCGGCAAAACAGTGGGTCGAATGGGCGGAACTAGAACCCTACCATTTGATTACGGTTCATCGATCGAGCGGTAACAGAACGCTGCTCGACGCGGCATTGGCAAAATCTAACATCAAGCTTCGCTGGTTCTATGAGGTAACTCATCTGTCCACCTCCCTCGGCTTGGTAGAGGCGGGCCTTGGGATTTCAGTGCTGCCACAAATGGCAACCCCGCGAGAGGATCATCCGTTCCTGATCACTCGTCCCATCCGAAATCCCGAGATATCTCGCACAATCGGCGTGGTCCGCCGGCGCGGCGGCACCTTGTCGCCGGCGGCAGAGCGGTTTCTCAAGATGCTGATAGGTGAGTGGGGAGCGTGA
- the cyoC gene encoding cytochrome o ubiquinol oxidase subunit III, whose protein sequence is MSDQTIDTAEKPEFYLTEDHHPENSTNLGFWLYLMSDCLIFAVLFATHGVVGRNYAAGPSPADLFDLPIVALNTSMLLFSSITYGFAMLQMERNAKAETLFWLAVTGLFGAAFIGLELYEFVHLIHEGAGPTRSAFLSSFFTLVGTHGLHVTFGIIWLITLMVQVSMHGLIEANRRRLMCLSMFWHFLDVVWIGVFSFVYLLGVLG, encoded by the coding sequence ATGAGCGATCAAACCATCGACACGGCCGAAAAGCCTGAATTCTACCTGACGGAAGACCATCATCCGGAGAACAGCACCAATCTCGGTTTCTGGCTCTACCTGATGAGCGACTGCCTGATCTTCGCCGTGCTGTTTGCCACGCACGGCGTCGTCGGCCGCAACTATGCCGCCGGCCCGTCGCCGGCCGATCTCTTCGATCTGCCGATCGTCGCCCTTAACACTTCGATGCTGCTCTTCTCCTCGATCACCTATGGCTTCGCCATGCTGCAGATGGAGCGGAACGCCAAGGCCGAAACGCTGTTCTGGCTCGCCGTCACCGGCCTGTTCGGCGCGGCCTTCATCGGGCTCGAGCTCTACGAGTTCGTCCACCTGATCCATGAAGGCGCCGGGCCGACGCGCAGCGCCTTCCTCTCCTCCTTCTTCACGCTGGTCGGCACCCACGGCCTGCACGTCACCTTCGGCATCATCTGGCTGATCACGCTGATGGTGCAGGTATCGATGCACGGGCTGATCGAGGCCAACCGCCGCCGCCTGATGTGCCTTTCAATGTTCTGGCACTTCCTCGATGTCGTCTGGATCGGCGTCTTTTCCTTCGTCTATCTGCTCGGAGTTCTCGGATGA